The following are encoded together in the Pedobacter sp. D749 genome:
- a CDS encoding DUF2931 family protein: protein MSFKKNSYLLLSFILLAITSCKGQKMEEKFEWTGTVSAPEEYPMEVYKGAIIAKDFTYGFDAIWGTQNTGWGNDGGIMSVTTKQMEAPDSLSFTWLSLMEKKFYTGKWKLDKARITQLFHDGFKDNLTNKKDNYTLIKIGLAPKGKVVVWLSGPGFQTEVGAFEANETTISKEQAYSNAKYMLEPNFITLTLEDKMIMKPEILERIKTEGMPDPAVYELYRKKYPWHPEVHLPVGDQLILCYYNFLNGEEENRFGEDLTANPYVSRAVPKYITLVWKKENGTKYGLEIKPFDEKETMASFEKLGNSSEIDLVVSLNADGKGAKVSLKNSTEEIQLKRAKIDISKVD from the coding sequence ATGAGTTTTAAAAAAAACAGCTATTTATTGCTGTCGTTCATTTTATTGGCGATAACAAGTTGCAAAGGACAAAAAATGGAAGAAAAATTTGAGTGGACAGGTACGGTTTCGGCTCCCGAAGAATATCCGATGGAAGTTTATAAAGGAGCCATCATAGCCAAAGATTTTACCTATGGTTTTGATGCCATTTGGGGAACACAAAATACTGGATGGGGGAACGATGGTGGTATTATGAGCGTAACGACCAAACAGATGGAAGCACCGGATTCGTTAAGTTTTACCTGGCTCTCGCTGATGGAAAAGAAATTTTATACCGGTAAATGGAAATTAGATAAAGCCCGTATTACCCAGTTATTTCATGACGGATTTAAGGATAACCTGACCAATAAAAAAGACAACTACACATTGATAAAAATTGGCCTGGCACCAAAAGGTAAAGTAGTGGTTTGGCTTAGCGGCCCAGGTTTCCAAACTGAAGTGGGGGCTTTTGAGGCCAATGAAACGACTATTTCAAAAGAACAGGCTTATTCCAATGCAAAGTACATGTTGGAACCGAATTTTATCACACTTACACTGGAAGATAAGATGATTATGAAGCCGGAAATTTTAGAACGCATTAAAACTGAAGGCATGCCAGATCCCGCTGTCTATGAACTTTACCGCAAAAAATACCCTTGGCATCCAGAAGTTCATTTACCCGTTGGAGATCAGTTGATATTATGCTATTACAACTTCCTTAACGGTGAAGAAGAAAATCGGTTTGGAGAAGATCTGACAGCTAATCCATACGTTTCCAGGGCCGTACCGAAATACATTACATTGGTTTGGAAAAAGGAAAACGGAACGAAATATGGGCTTGAAATAAAACCTTTTGATGAAAAAGAAACAATGGCTTCTTTTGAGAAGCTGGGGAACTCTAGTGAGATAGACCTGGTTGTATCGCTGAATGCAGACGGAAAAGGAGCAAAAGTATCGCTAAAAAATAGTACAGAGGAAATTCAGCTTAAAAGAGCGAAAATCGATATCAGTAAAGTAGATTAG
- a CDS encoding PAAR-like protein: MSQKEIIVQGATCQCQFGTTTDKLKVLTQQKHFVNDKDGAQKLIASHVDIGMTFEKNTFGQCKLQPTPGGFKPCLPALTEWKGMYKDMVLINSGQVLVEDSKGVCTISGSPCIFFAKTGQKGQPSQQNIDNADEEQQSQINPLVNIKQMNVPSPYEYLNAK, translated from the coding sequence ATGTCACAAAAAGAAATCATTGTACAAGGTGCCACCTGCCAATGCCAGTTTGGTACCACAACCGATAAATTGAAAGTACTTACCCAGCAAAAGCATTTTGTGAACGATAAAGATGGCGCACAAAAATTAATTGCGTCTCATGTAGATATCGGAATGACTTTTGAAAAAAACACCTTTGGCCAATGTAAACTTCAGCCAACCCCTGGTGGTTTTAAACCCTGTTTGCCTGCACTAACCGAATGGAAGGGCATGTATAAAGATATGGTATTAATTAACAGCGGACAGGTTTTGGTAGAAGATAGCAAAGGTGTTTGTACCATTAGTGGTTCGCCCTGTATCTTTTTTGCCAAAACAGGGCAGAAAGGGCAACCTTCTCAGCAAAATATTGATAATGCTGATGAAGAGCAACAATCGCAGATTAACCCATTGGTGAATATAAAGCAAATGAATGTGCCATCTCCTTATGAATACTTAAATGCTAAGTAA
- a CDS encoding DUF2235 domain-containing protein yields the protein MTSVKLGNYVPTNDKVEYLDLFVGVFFDGTKNNMNNSQERRANTPTYQRNGTDSDSSYQNDWSNVARLWDIYDKSHSIYLEGIGTEDRQKDSQMGYAFGTGSTGIRGKVRKACEKIFTDKLKVPIKSNGKKKLRSITFDVFGFSRGAAAARNFVYEIGKNEYRSSTITDPHTGITSRFDSDGEATNLEVMPACGRLGEMFSAAGLKISPNQINVRFLGIFDTVSSYSKYFSVSPNFNDVKELHLNQIGRAQNVVHFVAENEHRKNFSLTHTNVGRERVFPGVHSDIGGSYETDTEVVSELATSWTLKGNLDAFKAKLIEEAWYKENQLKVTGGNMYWALEGTRFIYKEYSYIPLQYMAEYSQNHNLPLAKSKTETKYTINGNPLLLRVKATLRDYVMGNGQPYTFKPLGDLDRKYAGAKIPQQKYADYQNEKQQQQDLRILRNKYLHWSADRKSSYGVVQPMAPNADGNRVTY from the coding sequence ATGACGAGCGTTAAATTGGGCAATTATGTGCCGACAAACGATAAAGTAGAGTATTTAGATCTTTTTGTAGGGGTGTTTTTTGATGGAACAAAAAACAATATGAATAATTCTCAAGAGCGTAGAGCCAATACACCTACTTACCAGCGTAACGGCACAGATAGCGATAGCAGTTATCAGAACGATTGGTCTAATGTCGCCAGACTATGGGATATTTACGATAAAAGTCATAGTATTTATTTGGAAGGTATTGGTACTGAAGATAGGCAAAAAGATAGTCAAATGGGCTATGCTTTCGGTACCGGAAGCACAGGGATAAGGGGAAAAGTGAGAAAGGCATGTGAAAAAATCTTCACCGATAAACTGAAAGTCCCGATAAAAAGCAATGGGAAAAAGAAATTAAGAAGTATTACTTTCGATGTATTTGGTTTTAGCAGGGGTGCAGCAGCAGCAAGAAATTTTGTTTACGAGATTGGTAAAAATGAATATCGGTCAAGTACCATTACAGACCCACACACTGGAATCACGTCAAGATTTGATTCAGACGGGGAAGCAACAAATTTAGAGGTAATGCCGGCTTGTGGGCGTTTAGGCGAAATGTTTAGCGCTGCCGGACTGAAAATATCTCCCAACCAGATTAATGTAAGGTTTTTGGGTATTTTTGATACCGTATCGTCGTATTCAAAATATTTTAGTGTATCCCCTAATTTCAACGATGTTAAAGAGTTACACCTCAACCAAATTGGTCGTGCACAAAATGTTGTCCATTTTGTAGCTGAAAATGAGCACCGTAAGAATTTTTCTTTAACACATACAAATGTAGGCAGGGAACGGGTTTTTCCTGGTGTACACAGTGATATTGGAGGAAGTTACGAAACAGATACAGAAGTAGTATCGGAATTGGCTACCTCGTGGACGCTTAAAGGCAATCTGGACGCCTTTAAAGCAAAACTTATAGAAGAGGCCTGGTATAAGGAAAATCAATTGAAAGTTACCGGCGGTAATATGTACTGGGCTCTTGAGGGAACGAGGTTTATTTACAAAGAGTACAGTTATATTCCCTTACAGTATATGGCAGAGTATAGTCAAAATCATAATTTGCCACTCGCTAAAAGTAAAACCGAAACAAAATATACTATTAATGGCAATCCCCTGTTGCTTAGAGTCAAAGCTACGCTTAGAGATTATGTAATGGGTAACGGACAGCCTTATACTTTTAAGCCGCTTGGTGATTTGGACAGGAAATATGCAGGTGCAAAAATACCGCAGCAGAAATATGCCGATTATCAAAATGAAAAACAACAACAACAAGATCTGCGCATACTAAGGAACAAATATTTGCATTGGTCGGCAGATAGAAAAAGTTCTTACGGTGTCGTACAGCCTATGGCCCCCAATGCCGATGGTAATAGGGTTACATATTAA
- a CDS encoding DUF2931 family protein, producing MKKILNCLLLFAIILISCKNKPMMVKYEWLPTSSAPELYPTNICNGSFALEDGKSVYIPTSGINHTGWGYAGPLHSQGEDLKALPVKLSITWASFLEKKFYTGSWDMPIDKIKKLFEKGTIDWRGDGTHPSNYSLITVGCTPGGLVIVWVYGDDQQIEVARFQATETNLAIKDVVPSNPSLTLEEYFDVSKSVPQAYENLKKGGIQYGIWDTYRKKYDWRARIEIPNHKLINVGIEMFNGEEETLFNETVINNTFKPRAVPRLIDFIFENKSKAQTVFQIKYFDEEEIFNLFKQVDATKPIEVVLRMNEDLSNRRLVFKQEGKEFTIRKIDLENMWKYEQ from the coding sequence ATGAAAAAAATACTTAACTGTTTACTGTTATTTGCTATAATATTAATCTCTTGTAAAAACAAACCTATGATGGTCAAATACGAATGGCTTCCAACATCTAGCGCACCTGAATTATACCCAACGAATATCTGTAACGGCAGTTTTGCTTTAGAAGATGGAAAAAGTGTCTATATACCTACCTCAGGAATAAATCATACAGGTTGGGGCTATGCAGGCCCTTTACATTCACAAGGTGAAGATTTAAAGGCATTACCTGTAAAATTGAGCATAACCTGGGCATCGTTTCTGGAAAAAAAATTTTATACAGGCAGTTGGGATATGCCAATTGATAAAATAAAAAAACTCTTTGAAAAAGGAACCATAGATTGGCGAGGTGATGGTACCCATCCTTCAAATTATTCATTAATAACCGTTGGCTGTACACCAGGTGGACTTGTAATAGTCTGGGTTTATGGCGATGACCAACAAATAGAAGTAGCTCGTTTCCAGGCAACAGAAACAAACTTAGCAATAAAGGATGTTGTGCCATCAAACCCCAGCCTTACACTGGAAGAATATTTTGATGTATCCAAATCTGTTCCACAAGCCTATGAAAACCTAAAGAAAGGTGGGATTCAATATGGTATTTGGGATACATACAGAAAAAAATACGACTGGCGTGCCCGCATAGAAATTCCAAATCATAAACTAATTAATGTGGGAATCGAAATGTTTAATGGGGAAGAAGAAACTTTATTTAACGAAACAGTAATAAATAACACTTTTAAACCAAGGGCGGTACCAAGATTAATCGATTTTATTTTTGAGAATAAATCAAAAGCTCAAACTGTTTTTCAAATTAAATATTTCGACGAGGAAGAAATATTTAATTTATTCAAGCAGGTAGATGCTACAAAGCCTATCGAGGTCGTTTTGCGAATGAATGAAGATTTAAGTAACCGCAGACTGGTTTTTAAACAGGAAGGAAAAGAATTTACCATCCGAAAAATAGATCTGGAAAACATGTGGAAGTATGAACAATAG